A DNA window from Ostrea edulis chromosome 5, xbOstEdul1.1, whole genome shotgun sequence contains the following coding sequences:
- the LOC125650704 gene encoding uncharacterized protein LOC125650704: protein MASHLYLMLLIILSGYFRNVDASCEVPKCTCNIGGEDVEVEQNLAGNEALAGTVGALSSLLLTGSGIGMYMLYQKRCKTPKISRQVSDLSISKQPPSGRNKLSPPPPYRPDTSASRNIYRAAMHDPTSHRVGNRSNTQHRYDRMSDWN, encoded by the exons ATGGCATCACATTTATATCTGATGCTTCTGATAATTCTAAGTGGATATTTTCGTAATGTCGATGCA TCTTGTGAGGTACCCAAGTGCACCTGCAATATAGGTGGTGAGGATGTCGAGGTGGAACAAAATCTCGCAGGAAACGAAGCTTTGGCGGGAACCGTGGGAGCATTAAGTTCACTTCTTCTCACCGGAAGTGGTATAGGAATGTACATGCTCTATCAGAAACGTTGCAAAACTCCAAAGATATCGAGGCAGGTTTCTGATTTATCCATCAGTAAACAACCACCATCTGGACGAAACAAACTGTCACCCCCGCCACCGTATCGCCCTGACACCTCTGCCTCCAGGAATATATACCGTGCTGCAATGCACGATCCAACAAGTCATCGCGTGGGCAACCGCAGCAACACACAGCACAGATATGACCGGATGTCGGACTGGAAttga
- the LOC125651420 gene encoding uncharacterized protein LOC125651420, whose protein sequence is MTFFVYIAVLFISIEQTKSTSSCEATQSGCNCTFNEEGVFDTTSEIMAASIGAMGPLLLTGVGFAIWKYIQSKGQDIAFERAPSDVSDDYYDSRRGSKGRVSPQSSGSDYNYARRGSTPLSITDTENEFYLAETPSSETPELNQGDKWNPSSRAAPPSNAGRASIAPAKSEALNGWMF, encoded by the exons ATGACATTTTTCGTGTATATAGcagttttgtttatttctattgAACAAACAAAG tCAACGTCATCATGCGAAGCGACACAATCAGGGTGCAACTGTACATTTAATGAGGAAGGTGTTTTTGACACTACATCAGAAATCATGGCGGCGTCAATTGGAGCAATGGGTCCACTGCTTCTCACAGGCGTTGGCTTCGCAATCTGGAAGTACATCCAAAGTAAAGGCCAAGACATCGCTTTTGAGCGTGCGCCGTCGGATGTTTCTGATGATTATTACGATTCCAGGCGAGGATCAAAGGGTAGAGTAAGTCCGCAAAGTTCGGGGTCCGATTACAACTACGCCCGTCGTGGATCCACCCCGCTTTCTATCACAGACACAGAAAACGAATTTTATCTCGCAGAAACTCCATCCTCAGAAACACCGGAATTGAATCAGGGCGATAAATGGAACCCATCTTCCAGGGCGGCCCCACCATCTAACGCAGGCAGGGCGTCTATCGCACCAGCCAAGTCGGAAGCTCTTAATGGGTGGATGTTCTGA